The segment CGCTAAAACACGGCATCCTTCCGCAATATTCTTTTATGATTGGGCTGCCCGGCGAAGCGCGTTCGGAAATGATGGAGACCCTGGATCTGATAGATAAGCTGGTAAAATTGAGCCCCAAGATCCAGATCCTGGGCCCGCAGGCGTTCCGGCCTTATCCCGGTTCGGAATTGTATGATGAATGCGTGGCGAGCGGGTGGAAAGAGCCGCAGAGCCTGGAAGAGTGGGCAAAATTGTCGCAGGGCGAACTCAATTACCTCTCCATAGAAAATTTTCCCTGGGTGAAGAAAGAAGACAAGGATTTTGTGGAATCGATGGAAGCTTATGTGCGTTTTGGAGCGCACGGCATCAGATCGGCCCTCGGCTCTTCCGTCAAAGCGCAAAAATTATTGAAGCTGGGCTTCATTTTGATCTGCCAGCTGCGCTGGAAATTCAAATTTTTCGCCTGGCCGGTGGAATATAAGATAGCCAAGAGATTTGTTACCAAATAAAATGAGCAAGATAATTTTAATACAAATAAATTTTTCGGACGACCACTCGGAAAAGATATTGCCGCTGGGGATTTTGTCTGTGGGTAGTGCTCTCAAAAAAAGCGGTTTTGATGTCGAACTGTTGAATATTAACGAGAAAGAAATCGATAAGACCGCCGGATACATAATTGGCGAGCGGCCGCTTTTTTTAGGCTTTTCGGTTATGACCGGCATCCAGACAAAGCATAGTGCGGAACTGTCCAAAAAAATAAAAGCCGGTTCGGATATAAAGATCCTTTGGGGCGGCATCCATCCCTCGCTTCTGCCGGAGCAATGTTTGAAAGAGGATTATATTGATTTTGTGGCCGTGGGCGAAGGCGAAGAAACCGTGGTGGAATTGGCGCAAAGATTGGAAGGCGGCGGATCCTTATCCGGCCTTTTAGGCTTAGGTTATAAAGATGGGGATAGTTTTCATTTGAATCCCGAGCGCCCCTTGATAAAATCACTGGATGAGTGGCCTATGGATTTCTCTTTGCTTCCAATGGATAAATATGTCTATAAGCTGGATAAATACGAACGGGTCATCGCCTATAAAGCCAGCCGCGGATGCCCTTTCAATTGCGCTTTCTGCTATAACCGCTTTTTCAACAAGAATCGTTGGCGCGCCTGGTCGGTAAGCCGGGTTGTAAAAGATATAGAATATTTGAAAGAAAATTATCAGATAGACGCGGTAAAATTCTACGACGATAATTTTTTCGTGGATAAATCCCGGGCGCTGGAAATTTTGCGGCGCATAAATCTGCCTTCGCACCTGGAAGTGAGAATCGATATGATAGATGACGAGCTGGCGCGGGAATTGAAGGAAAGAAAGATATTCGACCTGCTTATCGGCGTGGAATCGGGCAGCGACCGGATTCTGGCGATGATAAACAAAAGGATAACCGTGGAAAGAGTCATCGCGGCCGTAAAATCATTGGCCAAATACGATGTGCCGGCCAGCTATTCGGCCATCGTGGGCTTGCCGGGCGAGACTAAAAAAGAATTTGAAGATACCATCGACCTGCTTTATCGGATCTACAAGATCCATCCCAAATCGGCCATAACGCTGGGCGCGTATATGCCATATCCGGGCTCCCAAATGTATGAAATGGCTATAGAGGCGGGATTCAAACCGCCGGTTAAGACCGAGGATTGGGGCAAGATAGACCGTTTTAGGAAAGATTTTTCTTCGCCCTGGGTCGACGGCAACAAAGTCTGGCGCATCAGGGAATATTTCAAATTGCTGAAAATAAAATTGGGGCCGATCAACAAATGGTTCGAATTCCGCATCAAGCATCGTTTTTTTGCCTGTCCCCTGGATATTTATCTGATCGAATGGCTGGCGGGAATCGCCATTGAAGAGAAAAATTGGTTCGGCAAACTTTTGAGAAGGGGATATAATTCCTTGAAGAAAAAGTTATGAAATTATTGGTCATAAATTTGGACAAGGGAATTTTTTCCGCCGGCTCGGCGAGTTTGGAGCGCCTTAAAGAGTATAGCCGATTGGTTGATAAGATTTTTGTCATCGTCTGGACCCTTAAAAAAGAAGAGCCGATAATCTGGCAAGATAAGCTGTTCGTTTATCCGACCAATTCCTGTTGCCGGTTGTTTTATTATTTTGATTCCTTCAGATTAGCAAGAAAAATTTTGAAAAAAGATAAGATAGATCTGATATTCACCCAGGATCCTTTTGAAACGGGGCTGGCCGGCCGGCTTATCGCCGCCAGGAATAATTTGAAATTACAGATTCAGATCCATACGGATTTTTTAAGCCCGTATTTCCGGCGGGAGTCATTTTTGAACATTTTGCGCGTTCGTTTGGCGAAATTTTTGTTGCCCAAGGCCGACAGCATCCGGGTCGTGTCGCAAAGGATCAGGAATTCTCTAAAAGCTGCAAGCTATAAGCTAAAAGCTGAGCCCGTGGTTCTGCCGATCTTTGTTGACGCCGAAAGGATCAAAAACACTCCAATAAAAACAAATTTAAAGCAGAAATATCCGCAGTTTGACCGGGTGATCCTGGCGGCCGGCCGCTTGAGCCGGGAGAAAAATATCGGTTTGGCGATCGAAGTGATGAGAGAAATAGTCAAAAAATATCCCAAAACCGGGTTAATTATCGTTGGATCCGGCCCGGAAGAAGCTGATTTAAAATTTAAAATTAAAAATTTAAAATTACGCGATAATATTGTGATGGAAGCGTG is part of the Patescibacteria group bacterium genome and harbors:
- a CDS encoding glycosyltransferase, whose amino-acid sequence is MKLLVINLDKGIFSAGSASLERLKEYSRLVDKIFVIVWTLKKEEPIIWQDKLFVYPTNSCCRLFYYFDSFRLARKILKKDKIDLIFTQDPFETGLAGRLIAARNNLKLQIQIHTDFLSPYFRRESFLNILRVRLAKFLLPKADSIRVVSQRIRNSLKAASYKLKAEPVVLPIFVDAERIKNTPIKTNLKQKYPQFDRVILAAGRLSREKNIGLAIEVMREIVKKYPKTGLIIVGSGPEEADLKFKIKNLKLRDNIVMEAWTDDLASYLKTADLFLVTSNYEGWSMAAVEALAAGCPVVMTDVGCAGELIVNGESGLVVPVGSGERLVEAILKIFENENLRKKIKNNAIPIFNWLLNKEQTMELYKKSWEIAAASKP
- a CDS encoding radical SAM protein, whose translation is MSKIILIQINFSDDHSEKILPLGILSVGSALKKSGFDVELLNINEKEIDKTAGYIIGERPLFLGFSVMTGIQTKHSAELSKKIKAGSDIKILWGGIHPSLLPEQCLKEDYIDFVAVGEGEETVVELAQRLEGGGSLSGLLGLGYKDGDSFHLNPERPLIKSLDEWPMDFSLLPMDKYVYKLDKYERVIAYKASRGCPFNCAFCYNRFFNKNRWRAWSVSRVVKDIEYLKENYQIDAVKFYDDNFFVDKSRALEILRRINLPSHLEVRIDMIDDELARELKERKIFDLLIGVESGSDRILAMINKRITVERVIAAVKSLAKYDVPASYSAIVGLPGETKKEFEDTIDLLYRIYKIHPKSAITLGAYMPYPGSQMYEMAIEAGFKPPVKTEDWGKIDRFRKDFSSPWVDGNKVWRIREYFKLLKIKLGPINKWFEFRIKHRFFACPLDIYLIEWLAGIAIEEKNWFGKLLRRGYNSLKKKL